The following proteins are encoded in a genomic region of Oncorhynchus keta strain PuntledgeMale-10-30-2019 chromosome 8, Oket_V2, whole genome shotgun sequence:
- the LOC127931351 gene encoding keratin-associated protein 5-4-like: protein MRSIAIYCLCSPPFNTHVFCSLLFLAAMTVPNSSLSRSLYLSCLSAMSLSVCAAFLSCLSVPCLCLSVCAMSLSLCLPCLCLPCLCLSVCRASVCLSAVPLSVCRACLSAVPVCLPCLSVCRACLSVCRASVCRVCLPSVCLSRVSVCLPASAMSLSVCRASVCLSAVPLSVCLPCLCLSVCRASVCLPCLSVCRASVCLCAMPLSASHVSVCLPVMSLSVCQSCLCLSACHACLPAMSLSACQCHVSVCVPCFCLPVMSLSVCHASVCQCHVSVCLPGPCLCLPASAMSLSACQCHVSGCPVNLSVCQ, encoded by the exons ATGAGATCCATTGCTATTTACTGCCTTTGCTCTCCTCCTTTCAACACTCATGTTTTCTGTTCACTCCTCTTTTTGGCTGCTATGACTGTTCCTAATTCTtccctgtctcggtctctctatctctcttgtctgtctgccatgtctctgtctgtctgtgccgcgtttctgtcttgtctgtctgtgccgtgtctctgtctgtctgtctgtgctatgtctctatctctctgtctgccgtgcctctgtct gccgtgcctctgtctgtctgtctgccgtgcctctgtctgtctgtctgccgtgcctctgtctgtctgccgtgcctgtctgtctgccgtgcctgtctgtctgccgtgcctgtctgtctgccgtgcctgtctgtctgtctgccgtgcgtctgtctgccgtgtctgcctgccgtctgtctgtctgtcccgtgtgtctgtctgtctgcctgccagtgccatgtctctgtctgtctgccgtgcctctgtctgtctgtctgccgtgcctctgtctgtctgtctgccgtgcctctgtctgtctgtctgccgtgcctctgtctgtctgccgtgtctgtctgtctgccgtgcctctgtctgtctgtgtgccatgCCTCTGTCTGCCAgtcatgtctctgtctgtctgccagtcatgtctctgtctgtctgccagtcatgtctctgtctgtctgcgtgccaTGCCTGTCTGCCAGccatgtctctgtctgcctgccagtgccatgtctctgtctgtgtgccatGCTTCTGTCTGCCAgtcatgtctctgtctgtctgccatgcCTCTGTCTGCCAGTGccatgtctctgtctgcctgccagggccatgtctctgtctgcctgccagtgccatgtctctgtctgcctgccagtGCCATGTCTCTGGCTGTCCCGTcaatctgtctgtgtgtcagtga